The segment TTGAGAGGACAAAACCGCATTGCAACGTGGGGACGATCGGACACGTAGACCACGGCAAGACGACGCTGACCGCAGCAATCACCAAGGTGTTGGCGATGAAGGGACAGGCGAC is part of the Nitrospirota bacterium genome and harbors:
- the tuf gene encoding elongation factor Tu (EF-Tu; promotes GTP-dependent binding of aminoacyl-tRNA to the A-site of ribosomes during protein biosynthesis; when the tRNA anticodon matches the mRNA codon, GTP hydrolysis results; the inactive EF-Tu-GDP leaves the ribosome and release of GDP is promoted by elongation factor Ts; many prokaryotes have two copies of the gene encoding EF-Tu): MAKAKFERTKPHCNVGTIGHVDHGKTTLTAAITKVLAMKGQAT